The proteins below are encoded in one region of Paralysiella testudinis:
- the gmhB gene encoding D-glycero-beta-D-manno-heptose 1,7-bisphosphate 7-phosphatase, whose product MGTTTAGNKLIILDRDGVLNPVDEGGVVKSADAWQPIAGSMDAVALLTQAGYTVVVAANQSGLGRGLLSMQDVNDIHGKMHQHVQKAGGRIDGIWFCPHKATADCDCRKPKAGMIADIFDRLNRDAAHTWLVGDSLRDLQAIEAAGGHPVLVLTGKGKQTLSTEELPENTQVFDDLLAFAQYLVQQEEGA is encoded by the coding sequence ATGGGCACAACAACGGCGGGCAACAAGCTGATTATTCTGGATCGCGACGGCGTATTGAATCCGGTGGACGAGGGCGGGGTGGTGAAAAGCGCCGATGCCTGGCAGCCGATTGCGGGCAGCATGGATGCGGTGGCGCTGCTCACCCAAGCGGGCTACACCGTGGTGGTGGCCGCCAACCAATCCGGCTTGGGGCGCGGCCTCTTGAGCATGCAAGACGTAAACGACATCCACGGCAAAATGCACCAGCACGTGCAAAAAGCCGGCGGGCGCATCGACGGCATCTGGTTTTGCCCGCACAAAGCCACGGCCGATTGCGATTGCCGCAAACCCAAGGCCGGCATGATTGCCGATATTTTCGACCGCTTAAACCGAGACGCCGCACACACTTGGCTGGTGGGCGACAGCTTGCGCGATTTGCAAGCCATCGAAGCCGCGGGCGGCCATCCGGTGCTGGTGCTCACCGGCAAAGGCAAGCAAACGCTGAGCACCGAAGAATTGCCGGAAAACACCCAAGTATTTGATGATTTGCTGGCGTTTGCGCAATACCTTGTGCAGCAAGAAGAAGGAGCATAG
- a CDS encoding DUF7832 domain-containing protein, giving the protein MTLDNVVFHTEEDYPEDLGVYHAATHMGFYWAWAVKRGLYNPQWDEAAAEAVADLKAGKMSGAQFVMQHMAGGLEDTDFNPEGLRFTLFYYDDEDEGYGRFMDDYVNTLNTPALASFYHVADNADNQALLDLVFDAALAQWRGSLSGTA; this is encoded by the coding sequence ATGACCTTAGACAACGTGGTGTTTCACACCGAAGAAGACTACCCGGAAGATTTGGGCGTATACCATGCAGCCACCCATATGGGCTTTTACTGGGCATGGGCGGTGAAACGCGGCCTGTATAATCCGCAATGGGATGAGGCTGCCGCCGAAGCCGTTGCGGATTTGAAAGCCGGCAAGATGAGCGGCGCGCAATTTGTGATGCAGCACATGGCTGGCGGGCTGGAAGACACCGATTTCAATCCGGAAGGCTTGCGCTTCACCTTGTTTTATTATGATGATGAAGACGAAGGCTATGGCCGCTTTATGGACGACTACGTCAACACATTGAACACGCCCGCCTTGGCCAGCTTCTACCACGTGGCCGACAACGCCGACAACCAAGCTTTGCTGGATTTGGTGTTTGATGCGGCGCTGGCGCAATGGCGTGGCAGCTTGAGCGGCACAGCTTAA